The Tripterygium wilfordii isolate XIE 37 chromosome 4, ASM1340144v1, whole genome shotgun sequence genome has a window encoding:
- the LOC119996792 gene encoding uncharacterized protein LOC119996792 yields the protein MDPTIVTPEELKMFHLIDRELYTVLAMHLCIDPLECMQVMGLWLWLERMGYGDIVQKMLALPFILINELADEAFLCINCIQNPNFASSSDLNDIPMIQSLLDKEISLQFFLEDRSTKSQAFTKVVNEVCLTALSDLMHLAIQRNATQSLVDKHILRNFQPSVIHPGFAPNGYGPNLMQSSSAHSEVPQDNRTMFVTFSKGYPVFEWEVRDFFTMAYGECIEALYMQEAKNNEQALFARIVFNNSSIIDMILEGVDKAKFTINGKHVWARKFVPKRPRASVNTSQSPPPPPHSMSPQPPPPSPEV from the coding sequence atggatCCAACCATCGTCACCCCAGAAGAGCTCAAGATGTTTCATTTGATTGATCGCGAGCTTTATACTGTGCTTGCAATGCACTTGTGTATAGACCCGCTTGAATGCATGCAGGTGATGGGCCTGTGGCTCTGGCTGGAGCGGATGGGGTACGGCGATATAGTTCAAAAGATGTTGGCTTTGCCCTTCATTCTCATCAATGAACTGGCGGACGAGGCTTTCCTTTGCATCAACTgcattcaaaaccctaatttcgcCTCCTCGTCCGATCTCAACGACATTCCTATGATCCAAAGTCTTCTAGACAAGGAAATCTCTCTCCAGTTCTTTCTAGAAGACAGATCAACCAAGTCTCAAGCTTTTACCAAAGTGGTGAACGAAGTGTGTCTCACAGCACTAAGTGATCTCATGCACTTGGCCATTCAGAGAAATGCTACTCAAAGCTTGGTTGATAAACACATTTTGAGAAATTTTCAGCCATCTGTGATTCACCCTGGATTTGCTCCAAATGGGTATGGGCCGAATTTGATGCAGTCGTCCTCGGCCCATTCTGAGGTGCCCCAAGATAATAGGACCATGTTTGTGACATTCTCTAAGGGGTACCCTGTGTTTGAATGGGAGGTTAGGGATTTCTTCACTATGGCTTATGGGGAATGTATTGAAGCTTTATATATGCAAGAGGCTAAGAACAATGAGCAAGCCTTGTTTGCTCGTATTGTTTTTAATAACTCTTCTATCATTGATATGATTCTCGAAGGGGTGGACAAAGCAAAGTTTACCATCAACGGGAAACATGTTTGGGCTCGAAAATTCGTGCCCAAACGCCCTAGAGCATCGGTCAACACTTCGCAATCGCCGCCGCCTCCGCCACACTCAATGTCACCGCAGCCACCGCCACCCTCGCCTGAAGTTTGA